In Tetrapisispora phaffii CBS 4417 chromosome 6, complete genome, a single genomic region encodes these proteins:
- the TPHA0F02620 gene encoding uncharacterized protein (similar to Saccharomyces cerevisiae PIG1 (YLR273C) and GAC1 (YOR178C); ancestral locus Anc_6.70) — translation MNINDVVSNNINFSNKEFPALKSSLKISRCSSSSNSCSFKSVRFAPELTTVKSFDCNLEPSSISNESSPNLYALDDHSQVSNFINPNSQLLLKNNNTPTTNNNILIGSKSNNDTVWFSQLNIINSLQNNITTRNSNNNLLTDFGLDYDSDTSLDDIYLNSSLINGNISDPTLRQFEINNDNDSKFPFFENNDDSDEGDSELDHLINNSYLFSKDLFFKSNKNYTFSPKPMNQNQNIDDAINDFIDCTSLHRAVTTKNWKLLKSNVSSFEHTPEIVQSNSILEKKLFEYLDHSNIRLNSIDQVSDIIIGSIFVNNLNFEKHIEVKFTFNDWKDIHYVTAQYNKSITKSIDQFEFKIDLDSFKHILQFKGLIYNNKDTRFSNCEFNIDLCCRYLVNNETYYDNNNYENYQIYLSLETENLLYSDKLDDTRQEPVIDNSTHSLIRNDKLKPEQCNNYENNKTKIQKFNNSFLDDFITTTTLTHNSNPSKTANISRKFSVNTDYYNTSPLKHLYHNDTTLIKPRSVNSVVLCDEAINQNSQNRTSNTDKNVNNSDFTSHIANPSKFPQDIALTNNIAISNNSHPDGNSTTIMNINTNNIANKNNNKNSEPNTDTNNSHVTNLNSGDRKIVFNNSVNNKILSAISNNMGCNNVFVDGQGSSSSDSLQSSLTTSIFSQSTATSLSLNNMKEQLRWDDYKGGSAIGSLKTPLIQQNPQFSSSSSSISSISDDVSSSFFQLQTRPSLASFLPPSSSSRNLSDVTCKNTLAHSCFNNLTRKRKNSNLVEVLDNCGYENDNVRDVDILPASPINNDTDTFFDSFNDDTNTIMTDTTTTFFGENATTNNYGAEINLFDNDYNYDSQTIQPSSLSQKDLQTMENEERFHSCNGSNYLSLNIKSEFNSSLDTLIISSPSPKEVNICGSTIL, via the coding sequence atgaatataaatgatGTGGTCTCTAATAACATCAACTTTAGTAATAAAGAATTTCCAGCTTTGAAATCGTCTTTGAAAATTTCGAGATGTTCTTCCTCCTCAAATTCATGTTCTTTCAAAAGTGTCAGATTTGCTCCTGAATTAACTACTGTCAAAAGCTTTGATTGTAATTTAGAACCAAgttcaatttcaaatgaaAGTTCCCCTAATTTATATGCATTAGATGATCATTCTCAAGTctcaaattttattaaccCAAATTCGCAATTGTTATtgaagaataataatactcCCACcactaataataatattcttattGGATCAAAATCAAACAATGACACTGTTTGGTTTAgtcaattaaatataataaattcgttacaaaataatataacgACGCgcaattcaaataataatttattaactgATTTTGGATTAGATTACGATTCTGACACAAGTTTAGATGATATTTATCTAAACTCAAGTCTGATTAATGGTAATATAAGTGATCCAACATTGCgtcaatttgaaattaataatgataatgattcTAAATTTCCcttttttgaaaacaacGATGATAGTGACGAAGGTGATAGTGAATTGGatcatttaattaataatagttatttgttttcaaaagatttattttttaaatcaaataagAATTATACTTTCTCACCAAAACCAatgaatcaaaatcaaaatattgatgatgCTATAAATGATTTCATTGATTGCACCTCACTGCATAGAGCTGTTACCacaaaaaattggaaacttttaaaatcaaatgtCAGTTCATTTGAACATACTCCTGAAATTGTACAGTCTAACtcaattttggaaaaaaaattatttgaatatttggaTCACTCAAATATAAgattaaattcaattgatcaAGTATCTGACATTATTATTGGCTCaatatttgtaaataatttaaactTTGAAAAACATATAGAGGTGaaatttacttttaatGATTGGAAAGACATACATTATGTCACTGCTCAgtataataaatcaattacaaaatcaattgatcAATTCGAATTTAAAATAGATTTAGATTCTTTTAAACATATTTTACAGTTCAAAGGATTAATTTACAACAATAAAGATACCAGATTCTCTAATTGTGAATTCAATATTGATCTTTGTTGTCGATATTTGGTGAATAATGAAACTTattatgataataataattacgagaattatcaaatatatttatcactAGAGACAGAAAATTTGTTATATTCTGATAAACTTGATGATACTCGACAAGAACCTGTAATCGATAACTCAACTCATTCTTTAATAAGGaatgataaattgaaaCCAGAGCAGTGTAACAATTAtgagaataataaaacaaagattcaaaagtttaacaattcatttttgGATGATTTTATAACGACAACAACATTAACACACAATTCAAATCCATCAAAAACCGCAAACATCTCAAGGAAATTCAGTGTTAATACCGACTATTATAATACGTCGCCATTGAAACATTTATATCATAATGACACTACACTAATCAAACCAAGAAGTGTAAATTCAGTGGTTTTATGTGATGAAGcaattaatcaaaataGTCAAAATAGAACATCTAATACGGATAAGAATGTAAATAATAGTGACTTCACTAGTCATATAGCTAACCCCTCAAAATTTCCTCAAGATATTGCATTAACGAATAACATTGCTATTTCCAATAATTCCCACCCAGATGGTAACTCAACTACAATcatgaatataaatacaaataacattgctaacaaaaataataataaaaatagtgAACCAAATACTGACACTAACAACTCTCATGTTACTAATTTAAACAGCGGAGACCGCAAAATagtatttaataattcagtgaataacaaaattttatcagcaatatcaaataatatggGTTGCAATAATGTTTTTGTCGATGGACAAGGatcatcttcttcagaTTCTCTGCAATCGTCTCTGACAACTTCCATTTTCTCACAATCGACTGCCACATCCTTATCTTTAAACAACATGAAAGAGCAACTTAGATGGGATGATTATAAAGGAGGAAGTGCAATAGGTTCACTCAAGACTCCACTCATTCAACAAAATCCACAGTTCTCTTCCTCATCTTCCTCTATTTCATCTATTTCAGATGACGTTAGTAGTTCATTCTTTCAATTGCAAACGCGTCCTTCATTGGCCTCATTTCTTCCAccatcatcttcatctaGAAATTTATCAGATGTTACATGTAAAAATACTTTGGCTCATTCATGTTTCAATAATTTGACAAGAAAACGCAAAAATTCAAACCTTGTCGAGGTCCTTGATAATTGTGGatatgaaaatgataatgtaAGAGACGTTGATATTTTGCCAGCCTCACCAATAAACAACGATACTGATACATTCTTTGACTCTTTTAATGATGACACAAATACTATAATGACAGACACAACCACTACATTTTTTGGAGAAAATGCTACAACTAATAATTACGGCGCCgaaataaatttgtttgATAATGATTATAATTATGATTCCCAAACAATACAACCATCTTCATTATCACAAAAAGATTTACAAACTATGGAAAATGAAGAGAGGTTTCATTCTTGTAATGGATCTAATTActtatcattaaatataaaatcaGAGTTCAATAGCTCTCTTGatacattaataatatcaagtCCTTCACCAAAGGAAGTAAATATTTGTGgttcaacaattttataa